CCTCTCATATACCaccataaatttatttattgtggTATCAATCTCGAAATTCTTTTCATATTTTCACAGAACTATAAGTATTGCCAGTAACTCACTGCCAACTACGAGAATTGTAGAATTTCCTCATATAATTGTACCAATTCCATTACAAAACAATTACGCTTGTGTatcttaaaaaatttaattacatCCGCTAGTCATTACAATGATGCAAAAGTTGTTAATTTATGTTTGTCACAAGATGTTGAGAAAACAAGCAGTAAGGTAAGGTCATCTTCGGCGATGAGATTTTTAGTAGCTTCTTGTTATACAGTGTGTCAATCTAATtcaactatacatgtatattattagtCAGGTAGGTCAAGAATACAACAAAAGAATTCTACTATTTTTAACCCCTTTGATGGTTATCAATTTTTCAAAGTTGAGCCTTTGTGGCCATTGACATGTACATTTTTGTCTCtgtaatgaaaaaaatattgcaatcctgcattttatagcatttatttgtttgttttgatttttaatttttaaaaacttatcaaATGCTACAGCAATCTTGACTGGTTATTTTTTTTATGTGTCAGCTTTTGGACTGTAAATCATCTTTTACATACtagaaataatatatatatataatatatatatataatataactagaaattccactgtcatacagcccacgaccaaagtaataaaggaaaaaagaaagggtactgttggttgttgaaaaagtagttctcagcaggaattgacagagtataatgtaaatgagacttagACCTGTAGACTGtaaagctgtagacctaaactactgtacgtaatttaactaacaacagcattaatgaaatatgtttattatatctcttattatattgaaatgcaatattaaaagtaaaatggcaagctaccgTGTAATACCggtatacaatttgaaagttggttgttggttaaaataaatattaattcaagctgtagacctaaactgctgtaattaaactaacaacagcaataataaaatctgtttattttatctctgaaatgtaatattaaaagtaaaatatattgcaatatacagtttgaaagttggttgtgttgaatgtagaacggttttgacagcgatatgtaacagaaataaatattaataaaataaatatgtaactatctcaaacttacgttttacaataataaaataaatattaattcaagctgtagacctaacctactgtacgtaatttaactaacaacagcaataatgaaatatgtttattaaatctcttattatattgaaatgcaatattaaaagtaaaatggcaagctgccgtgtaatatacaatttgaaagttggttgttggttaaaataaatattaattcaagctgtagacctaaactactgtacgtgatttaactaacaacaacaatgccaacaatgaagaaatatgtttattctatctctgaaatgcattattaaaagttaaacggcaagctgatgtgtaatatacagtttgaaagttggttgtgttgggaatgtagaatggttttgtaacagcgatatgtaacagaaagcaagcgttgGTATTTatgcgtctggaagttttatgcaaattggagtgaaataaagaaatattcttgtcataaaagggcgttgtagtaacgccctaccttgtagataagatgtaaagaaatctggctgatgttctagataatttgaaaaaccttcggtaattggacaaaaacgtaggctgataaactgtgtaccacattttcgtacctgtaaatcggtctacgcctcaaacagtacacaaaccttcttggcaattaaacaatgccatagactggtgaaatgagcacgttttgcTCGTGCTGAATTGCGCACTGCCAAATAAATCTACTATCTGTCGcgcggctttattggcgtttcgtaggtcggtcgaaactattaataaaccaagctgttcaagcgttttgtggcgatttttggcagaattaatctgtctatttgtgtataatccgatcagatgggttagttttaggaatttgcggtaacctatCAAAggcttagtaacatatttaaataggtttgtatgcgttttgtatcattattatacttaaacaactttactgaaaaatagttaaatttgttgataggatttcgtaacaagggtttggtgacggccgttaacggataatttttcgggagttgtgtgcacatgtgcatttatcataaatctcccaatcaatcgctttgctcttgtttggtcgtgggaaaagaTGATTTTGTCTCATCAGTCGTGTTGACCATTACATATCGCCACTTTTATTTACCAAATTGCTATGCGtcaatttttcattttgcagaaaataaatgaagataacaaattttttttaaatttttatttctagaTAACCTGATTGGTCAACAATGTGTGTGAGTGAATGTCAATGAGTCAAGTATCTGTGCGTTAAGTGCAGTTTAGCTGAGAATTGTCTGCTCATGGTGTCATTCCTCATTCATGAGCAAATAATTTCTTATTGTATTTGTGATGCGGTCTAAATGTTACAAATTTTAACATTAAGCCTTTTAGGTGAGATCAACAAGTTACATTTGATGCAACAAAACGTTTAAAtcaatgaaaatttaaaatcatttgATATGCGTTGCTGCAAACCATACTCTTGTCGGTAAGAGGTAAGATATCAGCGCGTCCAGATGAATGGTATCATTAGACGGAGATTAATTGACACGTTTACATCATACTGATAAATGACATAAAGCTTTAGAAGTCTAACTCTTGCATCctaattaactttttaaaattctttaCAGTTTAAAAGACAATTGTGAAGATTTACTTATTCTGAAAGTTCAGTTATAGTGTTATAATGTGTGTATATAAGAAAATGGCAGCATTTGTATGAATGGCTGTTAATAGCTATAAAGTAGTTATTCAATAGGATAAGGCTTTTGTTGGTAATGAACCATATAAGCAGCTAGCTCTTCGTTATACCTGTTATAGATTCTGATACGCAGAAGTAGAATGATTATCTTTGATGTCTTATCAATTCCTTTTATATGCTTGGCATTTTTCCAAGTAATTCTAGGAGGTCAGAGAGGGGATATTAAGACATGCTATTTTTGACTCATTTAGACCGGAACAGCTGCGTTGCAGGTTGATGAAgagttattttataaattagtaATAGAGCTGTAGTTGTAAGGATATGACTGACTTGTTGCTGTTGATTCGCAGGTCAGGTATGCCAATCAAGGCCATGGAGCCTTGAGACTTTACATGAGATGCTCTGGGGTTTTATCAACTTCATAGTGCTGTTGTGAGTACTTGAGTATCATTCTGTTTCCAGTCTTGTACGTTGTGACACTGATTTAAATAATAGTTGCTTTTAAGCGTATTAGATTATCTCTCAACCTTCATCTTCCAATGCTGCCAAACCAGTTTTTATTCACACAGGTTTCTTCATGTAGCATGTGTTTTCTTTGTGTAGCTTCAGAACAATGGTGACCCCAGATCTCACGAGTAAGGGCAGAAACACTGAGTCAACATATAGGGCGGGCAACTCTGGACGAGGTCCACGCGGACCACCTCCGGGACCACGAAAGCGAATGGGTGGATTTGGTGGAGGTAAGTAATTTACTGATGTTTCAGTGTTTCCACTTTCGTACCTCCTACTGAAAGAGTAGAGCATGCTGACCACTGTTGATAATGAGCTAACATTAGCAACAAGTTGTGCCATAACTCACGGTCTAACAGGTCGATGCAGAAAGCTCTGTAAATTTAGCATAGGAAAGTTGGCTGGAAATTACAAGTTGAGTAAAAATTCATAATTAGTTCAAAGAATATAATTCCTCAGTCTGGCTACATGTATAGTTGTTAGCTAGAGATGGGACTACTGTAGCTAGTATATCAGATCAGGTACTCCATGACAGCAGCAGATCTCTCAATTTTGATTCGAGACTTCAAGTCTTTTCTGAAGGGCGAAACCTTTCATCGATCAAACTTACTGCCTTGGGCAGTGATACCTTTAATGAAGATGAATTCTAAACGTCACTTTAGTAATTTCAATCTTTCAACATCTGGCATCTGTTTTCATAATCAACCAACTTCTGTTACCCTAGCGGTCTGTATAGCTCACTGCTGTTGCTGGCTGTTACTCTACCGATCATCTTCATATATTACTTAGGCTCTGGCAGTCCAAGTCCCCCACCAATGGGAGGCGGATGAGGAAGGTAAAGGCCACACCCAAGTTGAGGAGCTTACAACTTCTCCTAGGACTGTGGCCAGCCCATAAAACAGGATCCACTGACAACTTCAGCTTATTTACATCCGGTGATAGACAGTTTAgttcttatttattgtacatatattaGCTGGCGGCCCCAGAAACATTACTGCTAATCGAGACATACATAACCCTTTTGCGCATTATTTTGACTGAAGTTCTTGGATGAATCCTGTGAGTAAATCTGTGTCTATGGTTTGTGGTACGCAAACTCTATGAAATCTGCTGGGTAAAATGTCTGATCCCCATCAGATTGATGTCTAGACATATGTTTTACTTCTTactcaatatatacatattttttttaACACAAATATGTTAGCATTATGCAAGAAACGCTACAATATTTTggattatatttattttacacaatacaaataaaaaaatagaataatattaatattatatttgacTACTCACCCATTATATAAGCTGATGCACAAATAAGAGTTGCCAAAGCATGGTAACATGCTAATTAATAAAGATATGAAACAAGGATGATTAAGCATGAATACGAAATAAAAGGGTGCATACAGCAACAGCACGATGACGATAGGCAATAAATCGAGTGGTGTGATCTTATGGTAGCGAATATGGGTTACAACACTAGCCAGTTTATAGGAGGATATGGAATGTGCGACAGCTAGCAGATATCTACTGTGATGAGTAGCCCTGATTCAAGGGCTAGCACAGTCGGAGACACGTGGTAGCCTTTGGCTCTGTTCAGTACAACCGGGTGACTTAATTCGGCTGAGTGAAGTGGGCATTGACGTGGGCCTGCATGTCATCTATGCTCAGCGTGCGCTTGTCAAACTGCTGGTTGCAGATTGGGCAGTGGTAAAAATCGACAGAGGCAGCTGGCACTACAGTCGAGCCATCAAGATGTTCGCATGCGTGAGCATTTCGTGTTTCCTCAGAGTCTTTGATGTCAAACACCTTGTCACAAATGAAACACTTTATCATGTTGCTGGCTGGCACATCAAAGGCGTCATGGAATCTGAAACAATAACAAAAGGAAAAATGAAATTACTTGgactaacaaaaaaattatgccCTCGATGCACTATTCAAATCGTGTGTCTAGCGCTAACTACAGTGGACAAAAGCGCTATCATGGAAAACAAACAAGGTACTACTCTCCAGGTGTCTACTACATTACACAAACAACATTGCCTTACaacatgtaaatacagtaagCAACACCAGTCAACAAACTGCAGTTTCACAAAAAGAAGTCTGCACACTAGATGACAGTCTGAAAGGGAAGGTTAATACAACACAATAAAAACTAAATCAACTACAAGACCATAAGACACATGTCTCGATATGGATGTATCAATTACATGGATGTATCTATTACATGGATGTATTCATTACATGGATGTATCCATTACATGGATGTGTCCATTACATAGATGTTtctactacatacatgtatcaatCACATGGATGTATCAATTACATGGATGTATCTATTACATAGATGTATCTACTACGTACATGTACCGATTACATGGATGTATCTATTACATCTATCAGGTTGTGAAACTGTGACCCGGAGTGTAGACTCGAGAATGCTGGTTGAATACTACATACACTTGGTctattatatttctttttataTGTCCCTTGATTATTTCACCTAGACCCTTCATTTTCTCTAACAAAACTGACATGTCAAAAAACTTTGAAGGTTGCTTGTTAGGAATTATGTTAGAAATCATTTGAGCCATGTTTACATCCTATGTTAgagtttgtatgttgaggtgattgtAAGTGACGGTTTGCCTGTACAGTAGAtgttcctataacatatactttcTATAAGGTAAATTCCCCATAGAGTGAAGAATTTAAGTAAAGATTTTGCATCGTAGTAGGTAAacaattccatataacgtaaagagtcaagttggtgcaagttttcaaattcaatATGAATAGGTATAATCCCGCAGTTAATTGGACGGACAGATAAACACCGCTCTTACAcatgaaaaattaataaatcGTAGTAAATTGATGTTGGAGGTGTGCATTACACttgacttattgtaaaattattaaatcatGGACCATCCACTTTCTTAAAGTGATAGGAAAAAGGAAGTCTAAAGGTTGTCAAGACAATCCAATAATACTAGTTAcgatacataatataataatactagttacgatatataatataataatactagtcacgatacataatataataatactagttacgatatataataatagttacgatacataatataataatactagttacgatatataatataataatagttacgatatataatataataatagttacgatacataatataataatactagttacgatacattatataataatactagttacgatatataatataataatagttacgatatataatataataacactAGTTACGAtacataatacaataatactAGTTAcgatacataatataataacactAGTTACGAtgcagcccacaaattaaaaagttaagtctagtttttttccttttaaaaGGGCCAAAGGGATGAGCTTGAAAAGATCTTAAAACAggttaggcaatttacatgtagttcaCTGTTTTTATAGTGtaacaatttacatgtagttcactgtttttataatgtaacaatttacatgtagttcactatttttataatgcaacaatttacatgtagttcactgtttatataatgtaacaatttacatgtagttcactatttttataatgtaaCAATTTATATGTAGTTCACTGTTTATATAATGtaacaatttacatgtagttcactgtttttataatgtaacaatttacatgtagttcattgtttttataatgtaaaatggCTATAATGTAAACTTTCCCGAAACGGATTATTCCCATTGTAGGAACGTCTACCGTTCTTATAACGGCTTCGATAGAGCCAACTGCATTCCTACCTGTCGTTTCCCTCATTCTCATCTTCGCTGTCCGACTGCATAGGCATGACTACCTCTTCCCTCAGTTTTCTTTGTTCGGGATATATAATGGTTGAAGGATGCAACACTGATGAATGTCTCGGATTGGATGTGTACATCAGTGGTGCGTTCGCTTCCTTTCGCTCTCTCTGAGCTCGGACCGGCTCTAATGGAGCTGGTAGAGGAGTCAGCTTGCTTGTTGTGTCATCGTGAATGCTCTGCTCAAGAACGCCTATAATACAGCACGTAGAGAGGGAGATTAACGCTTAATGTCAGCTTATTAAAGCAATGCTGACGCTGGCAACCTGCTGACACCTGCTAATCTTAAAAGAGCTGTTCATATACGCACTCATCGACAAATGACAAAAATTTAGTTACAATTCAAAGCGTTTTTGACTTCAAGTTGCATAATATATTCAGCACGCTTCTTTATGCTTAAACGAGCGCATCAAACCTCCATGATAAGACATAAAACTGAAAACTACAGCCACAAAAACTGGGAGGTCACAGAAATGGACGCTATAATGATAAGGAAATGAAGTGAATGAACTGGCACGAAGGGACAACTCAGGGATTACTGTCAGTAAGCTGGAGATTGATGTCTAAAAGCATTGGAACTCACACCGCCTGCCATATACCCTCAAACATCCTGACAATACTTATAATCCTCATGAACAGCTAGTTCTATGTGATAATGCTTGCAGAAATATtgaatatgcatacatgtacatgtacttaataAAAGCAAACTATTAACTAGATTTTGATAAAAccgttaattttatttttatcaaaaaatttgagttgatttgcAAAAGGCGAAGGCAAACTGTacttgttttacaaaaataaacaagctgCATGTACGACATTTTTGATGTGATAAAAGGGTTATAAAACGGCTGAACAATAATAACTCATCTGTTATTATTGTTCTTATA
Above is a window of Watersipora subatra chromosome 3, tzWatSuba1.1, whole genome shotgun sequence DNA encoding:
- the LOC137391046 gene encoding selenoprotein K-like, producing the protein MVYVSRGQVCQSRPWSLETLHEMLWGFINFIVLFFRTMVTPDLTSKGRNTESTYRAGNSGRGPRGPPPGPRKRMGGFGGGSGSPSPPPMGGG